The Pygocentrus nattereri isolate fPygNat1 chromosome 12, fPygNat1.pri, whole genome shotgun sequence genome includes the window gaggacattgatgaagatgaagacgaTGATGACGACACTCTGAGTGACTGGAATCTGCGTGAGTGCAAGTCTGTTACAGCCGAATGATCAGTTTGTAAAATATGGTCAGAAAAACAAGGACGGGGTAAGAGTCTAATCAAACTGGCAAATTGGATGTGTAAGAGTGGCTGATACAGTAATCATTACtatatcaaatattttttagtttttaaataatcGTAGGAGCTGTCATTTTCTTATTATACCCTACCTTATTCAGTGTTGTCTTCCCTAGACTGTATGATAAAATGTATGGAGCAGCAAAGTCTGCTGTCACATCATAATCTGCatcaaaagtaaaatatttgtagatatttgtttttgtaggaTCATATTGAATGATGTATGTTGTGCCTCTTTTTTGCTGTTTGCTTAAAAGGGTGATTAgttgtttttcaaaaagaaaGTTTGTACTTGCAACATATCGACacagaaaaatataattttaatattcatttatCACTCTCATAGTAATTGATGTCCAGCAGTTTTATTCAACAAAAATTGTACAGCCCTAGTTCTGTGCGTAGTTCTGTTGAGTTCCCtcagttaataaaaaaaatgtgcttgttTTGGCATAAAAAGCAAGTTATGACTGGAGAATAATGTGTAGTAAACAATTTGAAAAGGGAGCACATTTGAATCACAATTGCAATATTTGTCAAAGATTgcaataagattttttttttttaataaatctaTCATAATAAAAATGGAACTACTGGagtatgaaattaaaaaaaaaaaaacgagtttATAAACCataaatcattaataaatataaatttgtaACTATAAAAATAACGTTATGTTGGTCAACATTGTCTATCGGAATGGTTAGTTCTTAAAATGGGTATCTGCCTTGGTTACGTTTAGTACTGATTTTCTGAGCATATGGTGAATATCATTAGTGCTTGAacttcccaactgcatgtttgattacaaagagagcataattaagTTTTGGGtcgtgtttttaaatgtagaacTACTTACTATGTCCAAATTTGTTAGATGTcaggaaaaaatacacattCTGAGTCTTGAGAACTTCTTGAAATGTAAATTCATCCGTCCATCTTCGTGGTGGTGTTTTTCCAGTGTAGTTTCATGTTGTATCTGTATCTTGGAGGTGATCAGTAATGTGCTCTTGTTACTGCGTTTTGGTGTGTAGGTAAGTGTTCTGCGGCGGCGCTGGATGTCCTGGCTAATGTGTTTCGGGATGAGCTCCTGCCCCACCTGCTGCCTCTGCTGAAGGGGCTTCTGTTCCACCCAGACTGGGTTGTTAAAGAGTCCGGCATACTGGTGTTGGGAGCTATCGCTGAGGGTGTGTATTAACACGCACAGGCATTCTGTCTGCACACCTGAAAGCATGTCTTACCTGTTTACTTGTACCCCTGTTAAAGGAGCAGTTCAGTTAGACAGTGTTTGTGAAGGGAAGCTTGTCGCCTGTATTTGCAGCcctttcagttattaatcttaagacttgTTATTCATTTAGGCCTGAAAGTctatacatactgtacattgaTAATTACTACAAAACTCCTGTGTAAATTATACAGGTGTTTCTCTTTCACCCTGTTGTAGATTGTTCCCCCCATTCGCACTGTTCTGAAATGTTCTCCCCATATGTTCTCCACGTTCATGcttttctagaatgttcttccccTCTGTTCACACAGGTCTGGAATGTTCTCTGCTgttcatactgttctagaagGTTCTTcccattcacattgttctgaaatgttctttcaacattcacactgttctatgaTGATGATCTCCACTGTTCATGTGGGTCTCGAGTGTTCTTTCTCCGTTCCCACTGTTCTAAATTGTCCTCTTTTTCaccattctagaatgttctcctcccttcatgctgttttccaaaATTATCCCCCCTGAGACCGTTTAGCCTGTTTCTTCTCCTACATTCACTCTCATCTTAGCTTCCCTTCCTCCTGCCCACCCCCCTTTCCATCCAGGATTCCCATTCCTTCTAGAATGCCTGTCTTCCATACGCTGTGCTCTAAAATGTGCCTCTTCCATTTGCACTGATCTGGATtgttctcttcctttcttactgttctagaatgttctctctagTCTAGATTTGAATACAATGTTCTCTCCACGTTCCAGCTGcagtagcattttttttttgttcaatcAGTTACTTAAGGATTTTAATGTGAACATCACAAGTAAGTCATTTCATGTTCAGTGTCCGCTTCATCCCAGgcattctctctcactgtagGCTGTATGCAGGGGATGGTTCCCTACCTGCCTGAACTGATCCCTCACCTGATCCAGTGTCTGTGTGATAAGAAGGCTCTAGTTCGCTCCATTGCCTGCTGGACTCTAAGCCGCTACGCCCATTGGGTGGTTAGCCAGCCGCCAGACGCCCACCTCAAACCCCTCATGACTGAACTGCTCAAACGCATCCTCGACGGCAACAAGAGAGTGCAGGAGGCCGCCTGCaggtctgtatgtgtgtgcttaGTGCTGTGAGGGTCTAATAGGAATCAAAATGAAATTCAGTATTCGGATGCTCTGAgaattggggggaaaaaaatcaatccTGTTTAAAGCCACCTCTGCTATGGCATCTAGTACGTTTCAGGCCAGGAGTTAGTAACATTATGACAAAGGACAGCTATTTAATTGAAGGGAAGGACCTGCCATCACTGAACATAATcttgattgttttgttttgttctgtcttgaatttgagttttaattgtttaaagactttttttttttcttttttttttgcaactcTGGTCATTCTgagcaaaataaaatgttcccTTCAGAAACTAAATAATGCTAATCGGAAGAAATACAGTCTTTGTAAGGTGACTGTTTAAAATCGCAGACATTTTCTGACAAACCAACACTTTTACTCCACCTTTTAGCTCATAATGACCCAATTTTGTGTCGATTTTATGGAGAAGTCATTCGCATCGGAATGGTCCTCTGTACTATGGCTGACATTTATGTGGACACGCCCAGCCAcgcccattgctaacaggtgtatgaaATCAAATACATAGCCTGGCAGTAGCATGGATGGTACTGAAGagttcagtcattttaaatgtggcactgttttGGACATAGGATGCCACAAGTCAGCAAAACTAAGTCTGCCCCTGTCTTAATATGAGTGCTTTAATTCCACATGGAAGCTTCCAGGAGCAACAAAAGCTCAGTGGACCACGCCCATTCACGGTGTGGGACCGCTGAGTGCTGAAGGACATCCCACATAAAAGTTCTATGTTATCACTCGGTACAGAGTTACAAACTACCTCTGGAAACAACACCAGCCCAAGAactgtgttattgtttgttacttcttgtatgttttgttttctctctctcccccttttgtTCTTGTTCATTTAACCTTTTCGGTTCTTCCCCTCAGTGCGTTTGCCACTCTGGAGGAGGAGGCCTGTACGGAGCTGGTCCCGTACCTCAGCTTTATTTTAGACACTCTGGTGTTCGCCTTCGGAAAGTACCAGCACAAGAACCTGCTCATCCTCTATGACGCCATCGGGACCCTTGCAGACTCTGTGGGACATCATCTCAACCAGCCGGTAATACCAGTGTCTTCCTATCTGACAGCCAGTGGCTGCTGGATAACGTGCTGAAGAAATGAAAGTTGTGAAAGAAGTTCTGGCTCAGTTCAAATGATTTACATGCATATTTGTTAAGCCTCCAGTTGACGGTATAATTTGTTTGGCTGCAGAGCTTTATTCTTAAAAACGATCTCCTGAGATAAGAGTACGGCACGGTATTTACTCGTTTTCTATTCTCGGACATGTGAAGATAAAAGGCCATTACACACTGAATTTACATGCAGTATTTTCGGACAGCAGAAAATCAATTCGGTTGTTTGTATTACTGAGAATATCCTGCACAAGAGAtgtgatttattgatttttttgaaTGGCAGAAGTGTGACACTGTTTTACTTGTGCTCACTTTACACTTGGTTTTCTTGGTTTTCTCACTCTGAGAAACTTTCCTTTTGGAAGACGCTGTTTGCAACCAAGAGGAACAATCTGATTTGACTCGCaccaaaaatatatacatagcTAGCGTTTTGAGCTTTACCTAatataaaaatctgttttttgcGAATACATAGTCCTGTTTAAGGTAACATTTGATTAAATGTCTACAAGATGTTAAAAATAAGGTTTCCCTCACTCAGTCTGTAAATGGAAGCTAAGCTGCCAGAACAGAACACTTTGAATTTGTttcgtgtgcgtgcgtgtgtgtgtgtgtgcgtgcgtgtgtgtgcgtgcgtgtgtgtgcgtgcgtgtgtgtgcgtgcgtgcgtgtgtgtgtgtgtgtgtgtgtgtgtgtgcgtgtgtgtgtgtgtgtgtgtgcgtgtgtgtgtgtgtgtgtacagcacAGTCCAGAAGACTGAGACCACATAGGAAGAtctgggattttttttcatttacatcagTCTTGAAGACACAATAACAAAACTAGTATGTTTAATtctgagagatacagagagttTGTATAATAGTCCTGTAAGATGAATTCTATTATTTTTGTTACTTCGATTCCCGGCCGGGTAAGCAGGGTCGTTTCTGTGTGGTCAGGCcaagtggacacactaaattgcccctacttgcgagtgtgtgaatgtgtcagtgtctgccctgcgatggactggcgacctgtcaaGGGTGCTttctgccttttgcccaatgaccgTTGGGCTCCAGCTGCCCAGCCACCTaaaaggataagcggcttagaaagtgtgtgtgtgtgtgtgtgtgtgtgtgtgtgtgtgttacataataccacacaaatgtttaaaatgtaccCTTTTAAGGATTTATTCTTAAACCCCTTTAAATGGTGTGAATTAAATCTACAAAAAAtggttattaataataaatttgtCTATATGTTTATATGACGGGTTCAAATTggcatgtttaattttttttctttctgaattGACTGTATGTAGGAGtacattcagaagctgatgCCCCCTCTGATTCAGAAATGGAATGAGCTGAAGGATGAGGACAAAGACCTTTTCCCTTTGCTAGAGGTGAGACTGAAAACCTACTGCTTAAACTCAGCCAGCCCACTAGTGTCACTGAGGCTGAGCTTGAGCACATTCACTGAACACTGCATGCAAAGCCAGAGCCGCCTTTATGACCATAAACAGCTATGtttgatttattaatgtatttattgaacaTTACACACAGTACTGCTGATTCTACTAACTGTAGCTCATCCAGTTAGTGTGAGAACAAACAGTTATTGCTAGATTAAGTTTCctagacatttaaaaaatttcaCTGTGCGACATGGCTTACCAGTATGAAAGCTGAATCATTCAGAAAAGCGCTTCCCTCTGCTCCATCCAAACCCTGTCAGACTGTGTGTAAATAGTCTGAAAATGCTTAAGGTGCTTAAGAAGTTTATTGAGAAGGGTCTAGCTGCAGACCTCCGAAGCTCTGCTCTACTGTGGAACCAATCAAATTGCAGAACTCTAGTTCTGCTCAAGAAAGAAAAGCTTCTCAGAACAGCTGGTCATGCAAATGTGTCTTTTGGCACCACAAAACACAATATAAGTTATATAGAATAGTATAGAGTATTCTATAGTAGAGAATAGAATAAAACCAAGAGATACTTAATATAATACAAGAGTAAAACGAGTAAAATACAGCTAAAGATAAaatcctacatttttttttttgttaggaaaaTGAACATTTGTTCAGCACAATTGGGATTTCaaaataagttgtttttttaatttggaAAGTGTGCCGTGTTCTTGAACCGTTAGAGTTAAACAAAGTAAGCCTCATAGCGTCAGACTTTTGGCCAGGTGTGACATTATTGGCTCCTGAGCAGAGATCGAGTTCTGCAATTTGATTTGGAGTCTTTTGAGTTTATTAAGAATTCACTAATAAAGTGTAGTTCACAATGTGTGCTGTAGGTGTCACTGGGGGACAGGCGAAGCACAGCAGCAAAGAATATATATTGAAGGGAAACCAAGGTGGTGCATGTGTTTTCAAGTCAGTGGGTTGAGCAGCAATGCAGTTTCCTGTCTGCTTAAGTTTTAAGTCATTAAGTTTTTTTTGCCCCAACAGCAGCAGACTGTGCAGAGCGACTCTGCACCGAGCCGAACAAACCCTAAACAGGACCGCGCTTTTCTTAAAATCAGGACTGAGTTTCCCAAATACGTCACAGCAGAAAGACGATCCTTAAATGGTAGAGCGAGCATCACACTCAACACTCTTTCTACCAGGTTACGTTAGCGTTAAGATGCTTTGGCCCAGCTAATCAGAAAATAATGTTTAGGCTCAAAACTTGAGCAGTCACAACAGTGGCCACATCGTTGCTGTATCCATGGATGAGGAATAAAGAATCACTGCAGTTTAGGGAAAATATAAGActttcctgctgctgtgaacCTTCGCCTGTCGCCTTCATAAAGGGGAAATTAATGCTCTTGCTTCGTGCATCCTCTCTGATCACAAGGACTCGGGAAGCACTGATCATGAATGCTTATGcctgattctgatttctttaccgTGAAATATGTCTGTGGTCAAATTTTATTAGGCTGATTCTTTAAAGCTGAAGCTCACACTGTGTCTAGTAAATAAAGACAAGGCGCACTAGCACATTCCCAATACTTTGTTAGCCAAAGTCACaacataaaacaacactgagtgcatttacatgcacaccagTAATACATTTCCtccaaaaactatgaatatatAGAGTTCTGGAAATATCCCTTAACTTGCGcctacttatttatttatttattatttttcttcatataAATATGCAACGTGTGTCTCTCTGCAGTGTTTGTCATCTGTTGCAACGGCGCTGCAGAGCGGTTTCCTGCCCTACTGTGAACCTGTGTATCAGCGCTGCGTCACCCTGGTGCAGAAAACACTCGCTCAGGCCATGGTGAGAACACGCTCAAATCAGATTAGATTGGATCAGCTTTCTTGCCCACAGGGGAAATTTGCTGTGAACACAGTGCTGCTATATTaccaatataaacattttaatacacgCACTCAATACAATACAATCTAATACATACAGCCTGTTTTAGGTGTGTACCTCCTTTTGCCAGTTTGAAGTTGAATCAGATAATtgagtaaatacagtaacagtacatacacaaacatgcgTAAACAAACCCACAGAGAGTCTGGTAGTCATTGACTCTCCACCTCTTTTCCTCCCTTGTGCGTGTGCAGATGTACAGCCAGCAGCCGGACCAATATGAGGCTCCTGATAAGGACTTCATGATAGTAGCTCTGGATCTACTAAGTGGATTGGCAGAGGGCCTTGGTGGACATGTTGACCAGCTGGTTGCCCGTAGCAATATCATGACTTTACTCTTCCAGTGCATGCAGGTGTGTGTCTTTGTCTATTTTCGGTGTGTTTTCCAGATTGCTAAAAATTTCTTTGTAGGACATCCAGGGAACACTAAAGTGCTGGGTGGTGGTTCGCTCCTACCCCAGAATTATGTATTGGCTGAGGTCAagttcatatttcatgtttggGTTCTCTCAGCCTGATTTGAGACAAAGGGGTTGACTATCAACCTAATTATGAAGTGACTGGGGAatccagagaacttgtagagaggagaattaccgcTCCGTACTGTCttccgggtttctcaaacactagagggtgctcctaagtgagtccaaaatgaatgggtgaaCATGGAGCATTTGTGcaaaatcacagtttataagtgcttaaacatttttaatgtcaaagaatacatttatttcctgaacaaagagcagcataaaacattttaacacttatatatttgtatacatttatattttaagagcttttaaactcaagttataggagtttaaagcagtgcctcatgtacgttcatgacgtcGGTGAGTGCGAAcggccaatgagctgctctgcttgcAAACCAATCAGTACTCGGTAGCAATAATTCCAGCGTTCTGACGCCCAAAATAGAATTATTTGCTGTAGAAATAAGAACTTTCCTAcatattttctttgcttttttagtgaaagtGCTGGgccagtgattagaaactattttcatttttagtttttagatTTTGAGCTCTgctcactcccattcattgaggactcgctcgtgggtgccctctgctgtttagctgtcctgtttttgataGAACAGgtgaaataggaagtggccaggctcctcaaaCTGGCTCTGTTGGAATGTTAACATCATTTACAAGCTCCTGAGATGTGttttgaaaaaagttttttttttttttttttttcttcaacatttatggcctgaattAAAGGTCTGGCTCCAACAGTCATGGTCTTGAACAGGGAACAGTACGTTGGTCCGGTGCATTAAAGTGCAATTAAAGTATCTGTTTCTCTTCAGGACACAATGCCCGAGGTCAGACAGAGCTCTTTTGCGTTGCTGGGAGATCTGACCAAAGCCTGTTTTCCTCACGTCAAACCCTGCATCGGTAAGAACAAAGAGCCCTCATTCCCCTGATAACAAGCATGTTTTTTTAGGAGACATTCAGAATTATGTAGATACTGCTGAATTCATTTCAAAGCCCCTGTCAacattgtttaaatgtttagtttattatttaagaatAGTATAGTTTATAGCATAATTTATGATTTAAGAACTGATGCCGAGAGTATTTACAAGTGCTGTATTcacattatatataatacagaATTCCTCTCACTAAATGTGATGGTAGATGAATGCTCCAAAAATTCAGAGCTGCTGCTTTCTTTGAGTTGTGTAGTCATGTCAAGCTATGTCTAGCTAGCTGTAATGGTGGTCACAAAAGCTCCTATTGTGAGTTGGCACGGTCATGTTTGTGGGCACTGGATAAATTTCTTAGTGTCCCTGTAAAGGATGGAGTTGGGGGAGCACATGAGGACCTGACATACACATTGCTTGCTCTGATTGGCACTTTGGCAGATCTGACATGGCACGCACCATTAGCATTAGTTGCTAGTCATTGGAGGGAAATTAATCCCTCCCAACTGAAGAAAAAGGCAGTAATGTATCAAAAATCTCTTAACAGAAAAGACCAACAGCATACTTTTTCTGTCAGTTCGTAGTACAAGTACCACAACACCTATAGATAATAGTTAATCGAGTACACAGGGGCTTTAAATATTCACTCTATTATAAACCGTATTTGTCATCATAAATGAGTTCAGGCTTTGTAGGCAAGTTTAGAACAGTATACATaggtttttgggttttttgatTGATTAATATGGTTATGATTTATGCTGATCAGATTTCAAGTGACCTAATGAGCTAATGGAATAGTTACGCTGCGGTCAAACACTAACTCGGTctgaatgtttgttttcttatttctctttctctgttactcagtcttttgttattgttgttcagCCAGTATTTTTGGACACTGTTCCAGCCTTTTTTTAAAcgtctgtgtatgtatgtgtgtgtgtctctctgtgtagcTGAGTTCATGCCGATTTTGGGGACGAACCTGAACCCTGAGTTCATCTCTGTGTGTAATAACGCTACGTGGGCCATTGGAGAAATCTGCATGCAGATGGGTGAGCTGTCATTTCGTCATTCTGCCTTCTACTCAGTTTTGTATTGTAAGAATAGATGATCCATGTACTGCTCTAAGCTATTCAGTCAGAGCCAATAGCAATGAAAAGATTATTTCTCTGTTCTCAGTGTTTCCTTAAACATAAACATTAGGAAAAACTTTGAAGACAGTGAGTCAGTACTGTCTGACCTTGGCCTGGTTAGCTCTACAGTTACTGTTAGCTCATTGGCTCATCTGAATGGGCAGCGTCTGTGACTTGAGGCCAACCCACTTTGCCTTGGCTCTTTTTGACCAATAGAGGATGTTTATCAAATATACACTGCTGCAATCTGATAAATACTCATTcttgcatttagtttttttttagcatgctAGCaccagtgcagcagcataaccTGTCTGTGTGTTATGATACATTAATATTACTACAAAgacctgtttttccttttctgtggTAAACCAAATATCTCTTAAAGAAACATGAATAGCAAAATTAGTCAGAGTGGACATTTCTAATCCTATGCATTTTCCTTTCCTTCACATGTTTGTGAGTGAAATATGGTAACAGGGAAGGTCACTTAGGTGGCTGAGACGTTTCTCTCTGATAGGATCTCTTTGCAGGATTGTAGGGCCTATACCACAATAGAGTGATTGATTATGCATCAGCGGTTTTCATACAGCATCTCTTGAAATATAGGAAAGGGACAAAGGACAGCTTTCACACAGTCTCTCATAGACATACTTACtcacatacaccgatcaggcatagcATTCTGACCACctacttgtttctacactcactgtccattttatcagctcctcttactgtatagctgcactctgtagttctacagttacagactgtagtccatctgtttctctgatactctgttacccccttttaccctgttcttcagtggtcaggacccccatgataATCTTATGCTtgatctgtgtatatatactagcacatgtacacacacctTAACAACTACTTGGGATACCATTTcagcagcctagcaacaccttaatgACCACCAAGCAATACCCTAACATCAAGCaggaataccatagcaaaccCGTAGCAACACCATAGCGATTGGAATTACTGTATAAAGCTGGTTAAGTTACTAAAAACAATGAACATTGTTCTGCTTTAACGTTTTATGCGTTTTCAGCTGGCTTTGTCAAGCCACCTTAGTTACACATACgctatatatttccaaaagtatttgctcgtctggcttcacacgcatatgaacttgagtgacatcccattcttaatctatagggtttaatatgatgtcggcccaccctttatagctataacagcctcaactcttctaggaaggctttccacaagggttaggagtgtttatgggaatttttgaccgttcttccagaagcgcatttgtgaggtcagacactgatgttggacgagaaggcctggctcacagtctccgctctaattcatcccaaaggtgtgctattgggttgaggtcaggactctgtgcaggccagtcaagttcttccacaccaaactggctcatccatgtctttgtggacctgctttgtgcactggtgcgcagtcatgttggaacaagaaggggccgtccccaaactgttcccacaaagtttggagcatgaaattgtccggaaatctcttggtgctgaagcattaagagctcctttcactggaactaaggggccgagcccaacttctgaaaacaaccccacaccatgatcccccctccaccaaactttacacttggcacaatgcagtcagacaagtaccgtctcctggcaaccgtcaaacccagacttgtccattggattgccagacgcagaagcgtgattagtcactccagagaacacgtctccactgctctagagtccagtggcagcgctttacaccactgcattcgacgctttgcattgcgcttggtgatgtaaggcttggatgcagctgctcggccatggaaactcattccatgaagctctctatgctgttcttgagctgatctgaaggccacatgaagtttggaggtctatagcgattgactctgtagaaagttggtgacctctgtgcactatgcccctcagcatccgctgaccccgctctgtcatctTACGTGGtcaaccacttcgtggctgagttgctgtccactttgttataatcccactgacagttgactgtggaatatttagtagtgaggaaatttcactactggacttgttgcacaggtggcgtccgatcacggtaccacgctggaattcactgagctcctgagagcgacccattctttcactaatgtctgtagaagcagtctgcaggcctaggggcttggttttatacacctgtggccatggaagtaattggaacacctgaattcaattatttagatgggcgagtgaatacttttggaaatggcaaggtaaaaaaaaaggtcagttgcatttaatgttGATTGTAATGGTTCATTTTGGAAATGGGCAGGATATTGACATTCACTGACTTTGAGACAGTAGTACCATTAATTTTGTTCACGTATAAGTCATGAATGTGCTTTAGTTCTTGTTTATATTATTCTCTCTCAGGTGTGGAGATGCAGCCATATGTGGCTCTAGTTGTTCCTCACCTGGTGGAGATCATCAACCGACCCAACACTCCAAAAACCCTGCTAGAGAACACTGGTATGGCACAGACCTCGCTTTAAATGAGCTTAAATCTCATCAAAACTTATCTTCAGTTATTCTTTGTTGTTTGAACATTTAtggtttaaaagaaataaaactttttaaatgtaacaagattttattttttcttcttgaagttgccatttttcctttttaccAGTTTTGTTACAATAGCAGggatatgttttgttgatgtgatGAACATTTTTGTGGCCTTGTTTGAAAATcccacttttttttgttgtataaaTAGTTAATGAAAAAttgagcagtggaaatgtacaggttgtgagtgtgtgtgtgtctggtgtttCTACTGATGATGGGAATATCACTTCCTCGAAATGAAGTTTTGATGTTCCTCTCTTCTGATTGCAGCGATCACGATTGGTCGGCTGGGTTACGTGTGTCCGCAGGAAGTGGCTCCGATGTTGCAGCAGTTTATCCGGCCCTGGTGGGTTTCCATAGCGACCTGTATTTTGTGCCGTGTTTACATAGAAAATCTGCCCGTTTTAGTTTGTGGTAATAtcatgttctgtgttttttgtatGTAGGTGTACATCATTAAGGAACATCCGAGACAATGAGGAAAAAGACTCTGCGTTCAGAGGCATCTGTGTGATGATTGGTGTGAATCCTGGAGGAGTGGTACAGGTGTGAAAAATATCTGtgaataaatattaatacaaataaataagattCAAGCTGCACATTGGTCTGTTAACCTCGCCTGACACGGTAACTTATTCTTTAACCTAttcaaattctctctctctctctctctctctctctctctctctctctctctctctctctctctctctctctctctctctctctctctctctctctctctctctttctttctttctttctttctttctttctttctttctttctttctttctttctttctttctttctttttctttctttttctttctttttctttctttctctttcttttttttctttctttctttctttttctttctttctttttttctttctttctttctttctttctttttctttctttttctttctttttctttctttctctttctttttttctttctttttcttttttctttctttctttctttttctttctttctttttctttttctttctttctttttctttctttctttttctttttctttctttctttttctttttttctttctttttctttcttttttttctttctttctttctttctttctttttcttttttctttctttctttctttctttctttctttttctttcttttttttctttctttctttctttctttctttttcttttttctttctttctttctttctttctttctttttctttcttt containing:
- the LOC108443332 gene encoding transportin-2, which encodes MEWQPDEQGLQQVLLLLKDSQSPDTATQRAVQEKLEQLNQFPDFNNYLIFVLTSLKSEDEPTRSLSGLILKNNVKAHYQNFPPAVADFIKRECLNNIGDPSPLIRATIGILITTIASKGELQTWPELLPQLCNLLNSEDYNTCEGSFGALQKICEDSSELLDSDALNRPLNIMIPKFLQFFKHCSPKIRSHAIACVNQFIIGRAQALMDNIDTFIESLFALAGDEDSEVRKNVCRALVMLLEVRIDRLIPHMHSIIQYMLQRTQDPDENVALEACEFWLTLAEQPICKEALSGHLVQLIPILVNGMKYSEIDIILLKGDVEEDDTVPDSEQDIKPRFHKSRTVTLQHEGGEGEEGEDIDEDEDDDDDTLSDWNLRKCSAAALDVLANVFRDELLPHLLPLLKGLLFHPDWVVKESGILVLGAIAEGCMQGMVPYLPELIPHLIQCLCDKKALVRSIACWTLSRYAHWVVSQPPDAHLKPLMTELLKRILDGNKRVQEAACSAFATLEEEACTELVPYLSFILDTLVFAFGKYQHKNLLILYDAIGTLADSVGHHLNQPEYIQKLMPPLIQKWNELKDEDKDLFPLLECLSSVATALQSGFLPYCEPVYQRCVTLVQKTLAQAMMYSQQPDQYEAPDKDFMIVALDLLSGLAEGLGGHVDQLVARSNIMTLLFQCMQDTMPEVRQSSFALLGDLTKACFPHVKPCIAEFMPILGTNLNPEFISVCNNATWAIGEICMQMGVEMQPYVALVVPHLVEIINRPNTPKTLLENTAITIGRLGYVCPQEVAPMLQQFIRPWCTSLRNIRDNEEKDSAFRGICVMIGVNPGGVVQDFIFFCDAVASWVNPKDDLRDMFYKILHGFKDQVGEENWQQFSEQFPPILKERLSACYGV